In Desulfocurvibacter africanus subsp. africanus DSM 2603, one DNA window encodes the following:
- a CDS encoding methylglyoxal synthase, producing the protein MPQFIGFVAHDACKDDLLAWVSTHKERFRDHKIVATGTTGGLLARAFPELSVTQLLSGPLGGDAQLATMIAEDRLALLVFLIDPMSPQPHDVDVRTLLRMAVLHNVPAAFNIATADYLVESRLFGSAYKPGRRDFSEHLGRLKE; encoded by the coding sequence ATGCCGCAATTCATCGGCTTCGTGGCCCATGACGCCTGCAAGGACGATCTGCTGGCCTGGGTTTCAACCCATAAAGAGCGTTTCCGCGACCACAAGATCGTGGCTACCGGGACTACCGGCGGCCTGCTGGCCAGGGCCTTTCCCGAATTGTCCGTTACGCAACTCCTCTCTGGTCCCCTGGGCGGCGACGCCCAGCTCGCGACCATGATCGCCGAGGACCGCCTCGCCTTACTCGTGTTCCTCATCGATCCCATGAGCCCGCAGCCGCATGACGTGGATGTGCGGACGCTGCTGCGCATGGCCGTGCTGCACAACGTACCGGCGGCGTTCAATATCGCCACGGCCGATTATCTTGTTGAAAGCCGACTGTTCGGGAGCGCGTATAAGCCGGGGAGGAGGGACTTTTCCGAACATTTGGGGAGGTTGAAGGAGTGA